The following DNA comes from Pannonibacter sp. XCT-53.
CGTGACCAACCCGGGTCTCGACCTTGCCGACTTCATCGGCCTGAAGTTCACCACCGGTCCGGACGGCAAGCTGTATCAGCTGCCCGACCAGCAGTTCGCGAACCTCTACTGGTTCCGGTACGACTGGTTCAACGACGAGAAGAACAAGGCCGACTTCAAGGCGAAGTACGGCTACGAGCTGGGCGTGCCGGTCAACTGGTCTGCCTACGAGGACATCGCCGAGTTCTTCACCGGCCGCGAGATCGACGGCAAGAAGGTCTATGGCCACATGGACTACGGCAAGAAGGACCCGTCGCTCGGCTGGCGCTTCACCGATGCGTGGCTGTCGATGGCCGGTGCCGGCGACAAGGGCGAGCCGAACGGCCTGCCGGTCGACGAGTGGGGCATCCGCGTCAACGAGAACTTCCAGCCGGTCGGCTCCTGCGTGACCCGCGGCGGCGACACCAACGGCCCGGCTGCCGTCTACTCGATCACCAAGTACATCGAGTGGCTGAACAAGTACGCGCCCCCGGCCGCTGCCGGCATGGTGTTCGGCGAAGCCGGCCCGGTGCCTGCCCAGGGCGAGATCGCCCAGCAGATGTTCTGGTACACCGCCTTCACCGCCGACATGGTGAAGCCGGGTCTGCCGGTCGTGAACGAGGACGGCACGCCGAAGTGGCGCATGGCGCCCTCGCCGCATGGCGTGTACTGGGAAGAAGGCATGAAGGTCGGTTACCAGGACGCCGGTTCCTGGACGCTGATGAAGTCCACCCCGGTGGACCGCGCCAAGGCGGCCTGGCTCTACGCCCAGTTCGTCACCTCCAAGACCGTGGACGTGAAGAAGAGCCATGTCGGCCTCACCTTCATCCGCGAGTCCACGCTGCAGCATGACAGCTTCACCGAGCGCGCACCGAAGCTTGGCGGCCTGATCGAGTTCTACCGCTCGCCGGCCCGTCTGCAGTGGTCGCCGACCGGCACCAACGTTCCGGACTACCCGAAGCTGGCCCAGCTGTGGTGGCAGAACATCGGCGACGCGTCGTCCGGTGCCAAGACCCCGCAGGAAGCCATGGACGCGCTCTGCGCCGAGCAGGAAAAGGTCCTGGAGCGTCTGGAACGCGCTGGCGTCCAGGGCGAGTTCGGCCCGAAGCTCAACGACGAGCAGACCGCCCAGTACTGGTTCGACCAGCCGGGCGCGCCGAAGGGTCCGATCCCGAACGAAAAGGAAAAGCCGATCACCGTCTCCTATGACGAGCTGATCGCCTCCTGGAAGTAACCCACAGACCCATGGACAACCGGGGGCGGGGCCGCAAGGTCCCGCCCTCGGGCTGACCGGCTCCGGAAACGCTTCGGACCGATCGACAATTGAGCCGGCCTCACCGGCCTGCTATCGGATATGACCAATCAAGACCTGCCGCACCAGGCGCTATCGGGGGAGGCCGACGTGACGCATATTCTCGCCATCGACCAGGGAACCACGTCCAGCCGCGCGATCCTGTTCGACACGTCGCTGAAGATCGTCGCCAGCGCGCAGGAGGAGTTTCCGCAGATCTACCCGCATCCCGGCTGGGTGGAACACGATCCGGCCGACCTTTGGTCGACGACGGCGGGGTCCTGCCGCGCGGCGATCGAGCGCGCCGGCAAGAGCGGGCACGACATTGCCGCCATCGGCATCACCAACCAGCGCGAGACCACCGTC
Coding sequences within:
- a CDS encoding ABC transporter substrate-binding protein, encoding MKLYYTSTAMALAMLVSTGSAFADMEAAKKFLDAEIGTQSTLSRADQEKEMQWFIDAAAPFKGMEIKVVSETITTHEYEAKVLAPAFTAITGIKVTHDLIGEGDVVEKLQTQMQSGENIYDAYINDSDLIGTHWRYQQARNLTDWMAGEGKDVTNPGLDLADFIGLKFTTGPDGKLYQLPDQQFANLYWFRYDWFNDEKNKADFKAKYGYELGVPVNWSAYEDIAEFFTGREIDGKKVYGHMDYGKKDPSLGWRFTDAWLSMAGAGDKGEPNGLPVDEWGIRVNENFQPVGSCVTRGGDTNGPAAVYSITKYIEWLNKYAPPAAAGMVFGEAGPVPAQGEIAQQMFWYTAFTADMVKPGLPVVNEDGTPKWRMAPSPHGVYWEEGMKVGYQDAGSWTLMKSTPVDRAKAAWLYAQFVTSKTVDVKKSHVGLTFIRESTLQHDSFTERAPKLGGLIEFYRSPARLQWSPTGTNVPDYPKLAQLWWQNIGDASSGAKTPQEAMDALCAEQEKVLERLERAGVQGEFGPKLNDEQTAQYWFDQPGAPKGPIPNEKEKPITVSYDELIASWK